Proteins encoded in a region of the Solanum dulcamara chromosome 9, daSolDulc1.2, whole genome shotgun sequence genome:
- the LOC129902879 gene encoding trihelix transcription factor DF1-like translates to MMGVSGLISSENPEGGGGGGGAGSGGSSEIGLGGGSGGFMTEEGERSSGGNRWPRQETIALLKIRSEMDVVFRDSSLKGPLWEEVSRKMADLGYHRSSKKCKEKFENVYKYHKRTKDGRASKADGKNYRFFEQLEALENITSHHSLMPQSNTRPPPPPLEATPINMAMPMATSNVQVSASQGTTTHHHHVTVSSAPPAPPPNNLFAPSHQNVPLSSPPPSQLSPQPAVNPINNIPPQQVNATNLPSHQNISAMSYSTSSSTSSDEDIQRRHKKKRKWKDYFEKFTKDVINKQEESHRRFLEKLEKREHDRMVREEAWKVQEMARMNREHDLLVQERAMAAAKDAAVISFLQKITEQQNIQIPNSINVAPPSAQVQIQLPENPLCAPTFTPAPTHSPQPHQQTQPTVTVSPPTPAPIPESLPIMIQAPVPALIQSLSLPLTPQVPPKNMELAPKSDNGGDSYSPASSSRWPKAEVEALIKLRTNLDVKYQENGPKGPLWEEISSGMRKIGYNRNAKRCKEKWENINKYFKKVKESNKKRPEDSKTCPYFHQLDALYKEKAKNPETTSSTSSFNPSFALNQENNPMAPIMARPEQQWPLPQDHHQQQHESNTRMDHENESDNMDEDDDDDEDDDEDEDNAYEIVANKQQSSMAAANTTTTTATTTV, encoded by the exons ATGATGGGTGTTTCCGGCCTAATAAGTAGTGAAAATCCAGAAGGCGGCGGAGGAGGTGGAGGAGCAGGAAGTGGAGGAAGTAGTGAGATTGGACTTGGTGGAGGTAGCGGTGGATTCATGACGGAAGAAGGAGAAAGGAGTTCAGGTGGAAACAGATGGCCAAGACAAGAAACAATTGCTTTGCTCAAAATAAGGTCTGAGATGGATGTTGTTTTTAGAGACTCAAGTCTTAAAGGACCCTTATGGGAAGAAGTTTCCAG GAAAATGGCAGACCTTGGGTATCACAGAAGTTCCAAGAAATGTAAAGAGAAATTCGAAAATGTTTACAAGTATCACAAGAGAACCAAAGATGGCCGTGCATCTAAAGCAGATGGGAAAAATTATCGTTTTTTCGAGCAATTGGAAGCGCTCGAAAACATCACTTCTCATCATTCTCTAATGCCACAGTCTAATACGCGTCCTCCACCACCTCCATTGGAAGCTACTCCAATAAATATGGCTATGCCAATGGCAACATCAAATGTACAAGTCTCAGCTTCACAAGGTACTACTACTCATCATCATCATGTTACTGTTTCATCAGCTCCACCAGCACCACCACCAAATAACCTTTTTGCTCCTTCTCATCAAAATGTACCGTTAAGCTCCCCACCGCCTTCACAACTATCACCACAGCCAGCTGTCAATCCGATTAATAATATTCCTCCTCAACAAGTGAACGCAACGAATTTGCCATCTCATCAGAATATTTCAGCAATGTCGTATTCGACTTCTTCATCCACTTCGTCGGATGAGGACATACAAAGAAGGCataagaagaagaggaaatGGAAGGATTATTTTGAAAAGTTCACGAAGGATGTGATTAATAAGCAGGAGGAATCGCACAGGAGGTTCTTGGAGAAGCTCGAAAAGCGGGAACACGATCGGATGGTTAGAGAAGAAGCATGGAAAGTACAAGAAATGGCAAGGATGAATAGGGAGCATGATCTTTTAGTTCAAGAAAGAGCAATGGCGGCAGCAAAGGATGCAGctgttatttcttttttacaaaagaTAACAGAACAGCAAAACATTCAAATTCCAAATAGTATCAATGTTGCTCCTCCATCAGCACAAGTACAAATACAATTGCCTGAAAACCCACTATGCGCACCCACATTCACACCCGCACCAACACATTCTCCTCAACCGCACCAACAGACACAACCAACTGTTACAGTATCACCACCAACACCAGCACCAATCCCAGAATCGTTGCCAATAATGATACAAGCTCCAGTACCAGCATTAATACAGTCACTGTCGCTGCCACTGACACCACAAGTACCACCCAAGAACATGGAATTAGCACCGAAAAGCGATAACGGAGGCGATAGTTACAGTCCAGCAAGCTCTTCAAGGTGGCCTAAAGCAGAAGTTGAAGCATTGATAAAACTTCGTACAAACTTAGATGTCAAATACCAAGAAAACGGACCTAAAGGTCCGCTTTGGGAGGAGATATCATCTGGAATGAGGAAAATTGGATACAATCGGAATGCGAAGAGATGCAAAGAGAAATGGGAGAACATCAACAAGTACTTCAAAAAGGTGAAAGAGAGCAACAAGAAAAGACCAGAAGATTCCAAAACTTGCCCATATTTCCACCAGCTCGACGCATTGTACAAGGAGAAAGCCAAGAACCCCGAAACAACTTCTTCAACATCTTCATTCAATCCTTCATTCGCGTTGAACCAAGAAAACAACCCTATGGCACCCATCATGGCTCGTCCAGAACAACAATGGCCACTTCCACAAGatcaccaccaacaacaacatgaaagtaatacccGAATGGACCACGAAAATGAGAGTGATAATATGGATGAAGACGATGACGATGATGAGGATGACGACGAAGATGAAGATAATGCTTATGAGATAGTGGCAAACAAACAACAATCCTCAATGGCAGCCGCAAACACAACAACCACCACCGCAACGACAACAGTTTGA